The DNA sequence GATCAAAGGAAGGCTCAAACTTGCTTTACTAATAAGCTGCTGCACAGTATTGACACTTGGGAGACAATTGCAGCAATCAGCATTTTAAACAAGCAGATCTATAACTAATATGCCAGACTCTATTACAGCGAGAAGCTGAGCATTTAAATCCATATGTCCCAAAAATCACAAAGGCGATTTTTGAGATCAGGTTACAGGTTTCCTTATAATCAATGACTATTATTGACAGTAGTGCTCTGAGTGCAGCAGAGAGAAAAGGCTGCTTGGCTTTGTAAGCTGTCACAGATCTGAGAGGGAGGAAGACAGTTTCCAGTTCCATAAACACATCTAGCAGCCATCTAAAGACTCAGACATTCACCCAGAAGGCACAGGGATGAATAATAGGAACAGCTTTACTGCTGGTGGTCAATTTAAGAAACTGTTAAAAGAGCCTGGAGACAGTCATTTGAAGTCACAACTTGGCAAAACATAGATGCAAGAACCTATTAGAAGCTGGTttgcataaggaacaggaattctggagagtgcaataggtgaaaaATATACGAGTGTCACTTTATGCAGTTTAAATTAAAAGTTATCTACAAAGGAAAATAAGTATTCAATCAAGTGGGAGCTTTTTTGGTCATTTGTTACAGCAAGTTTTAAAACCTTTAATTTTTTTCGTCTCATGCTTTTCAGTTCTTAGCTAGAAGTTTGGattcctttttaaatgttatggTTTCAATGAATTGCAATAAAATTCTAATATATTCAAATTCATTTATTTAAACCTATCCTAAAATCTgagaattccatctctagttaTCCTTTAGAAAAAGCAAAGAAACCAACCATAACAGAATAAGATCCACACACAGTATACTGAACTAATTAAGAAATCACTCAACATAATGGTGTAAAGGCAATCAGATGAAAGGTATGAAAGACAAAGAAAAACTTTAATGAATGCATTCATTAGCCAATAAAGTAAATTCAATACCACTGGTTTAAACAAAAACTATTATTTTGAACTTATTAATCAAAGAACCTAAAGTCTTAGATTTAAAAAAACACTCAGTTTGACAAATTTTGTCCACACATCACTTGGTGACTAAAGTGTGGAACAATCGTAACTATGGTACTAGCTCAGAGGAAATAGTATCTTTGAACAAAAAAATACTGTCAGTGACAGGACATACTGTTTTTAATCATGAAGGATATACATAGAAGAGTTTTAacattttctttgttcagcaTGTTCATTTGAACTTATTCTTTTAACAGTTATTGGTCTAATTGAAATGAATATTATTAAGACTATGGGGAAAATTATATACTTCTTTAGAGTTACATGCCCACAGGAAATTCAAGATTTTTGGAACTGAGAACATTGCTTAACCAGAAGATGATTAGATTCATTAAACTTCATCAATAAAATATTTACATACTTACTTGTTATGTGGAAGCACAGAGCAGATCGATCGTAAGTCATCTGTAAAATTAAGGAGGCAAATGCAAATTAATATGTAACAACTCAAATTTAGTTAGCCAGCAAGCAATAACATTTGAAATTGACATATTTTACAATGACTGAACTTTATAAACAGAGTTTGTGTTTTCTCTGTTTTCCATTTGAAAATAAATTAAGTTTTTCAAGAGCAAGGTTTAACTATGTATTTTATGAATATAACTCACTGAAAATAATAAACTGGTTTTCGGATTTAGATTGAAAATATGTTCTAAAATATTACTTCACAAAAGTCTACTCCAGTTCATCTATTAACATGCTAGATTCTGCTATATTGAGAAGCTCAACATTTATATTAAGAATTTTCCTATTTTACAACTATTGCCAGTAGAACTTTAAGTTCCAGTTGTAATCTGAAATGGTATCATATCACAGAAAGACTTAAAAATAAAATGTGGATACATTATAAATCACATTAGTTTTTTGCACAATCTTACTCTCCTCCCCTTTGTCTATGAAATTAAATATCCTGACACCAAAGTATGTACTTCATAACATTATCCCATTCATAATCAGGCTTTAACTGCAAATAGAAATCCACTATTTCTATTGTTAAACAATGTTGAGCTTTATCAACCTTCAAATTTTATTCCAGTCAATAAAAAATTTTATCTCCTTAATAGATTAGTACATAATAAGCTAGAGCCCAAAGACAGAACAAAATACCTTTAAATTGGAACATATGAAACTTAAGTCAAACAGTTAAAAAGAACCGCATGTCTGCCAGAATGCTAAATCTGGAGAAATATGAAATCTAACAACCTAAGAGGGAGTGAATAATTTGTAGTGATGACTCTAATCTAAGTCCTGATAATACAGCAATTAGTGGAAAATTTACTATACAAGTAATATTTACATTTGAACCAGTTTCTTCACTAGCTTTTATTTACTCTACCATATAAATTCTTGGTAGTGAATGGAAATAGTTTCTGTATTTGATACCAATGTAACTGAAGCTAACCACTGAAAATGGATAATTGCTCTTTCAGTTCTCTGGGGAAGAAAAATAGCTTATTCCTACTCAATAAAAACTCAATTCATCATTTAGGAAAATTTAGGACAATTTGACATTATATCCTTTATATCACATCAAACTGTGGTAAAGCATTGTAAACACTGTTTCTCACTTTAATTCAGTCAAAAGCCAAGTAAAAGACTGAATGAATGGAACTCAACTTGTTACAAATATTTTAGTTAATTATCTGAAACAAAGATTCTACGTTTTAGGATGCCTAGCTATGAATCTTCTGCAGATAACTTGCTTACCTCGAGTACACAATAGTGCTCCTGATGCAATACCGACTTGCAGGGCTTGAGCTAATCTATCTAATGCAAGTTCAACCTCCTTCACAGGATTTGAAAGATTGAGTTCTTTAACAAGTTTGTTAATGTCTTCAACAAGCCGATCTACATGATCAAACATGATAAGCTCCAAACGTCCATACAAGTTCTTTTCTGTCAAATGGCCCTGAAGTATCATAAGGACCTGAAGAACACTCAGATGCAACTTTGAATAAAGAATTTTGAAGTCATCATTTTCGAAATCCTTGCACATTTTATTACTGTTGCCATTTGTCAAGGACTGAGCTGAAGAAATTTTGTGGTTCCTTCTGTAGGCCAAAGGTGCGAGTACACACCAACGAATCAGGCCTGGAAGTGGCGTGAGTTCCAAAAAACCACGTGGTAGACTAGCTGGACTGTTCAAAAATGTAATCAGTGTCAGACGTGGATCATCATACACCCAAGATACAACCATCTCCAGTAGATCATAAGGAGGTATTAGGTCATCTGTAATAGAATGTGAAAATATATTTTAAGAAACACCCCTTAAACACCATTGTTCTTCTTTCAaaatacagcaggaaacagaGTAAGAACAAACTGCCATGGGGTACAATGGACACAATACACAAACTCAAACAAAACAAACACAAAATACAGACAACAAATGAGAAGATAAGACAAATGCTGCCTAATGAGACAATTATTGGAGAAAGCAGTATAATTATTATAGAATAGCAAAAGAACAAGGATGTAAATCATATGGGAAAAAGTCACATTTCAACTTTTCGAAAATAAAGCTATATTCAGCCAAGTAAATATATataccaattttttttttaaatcataccTGTTGAAAGGTCATACAATGCAGTAACTGCAGTGATCAACTGACAGCAGAATCGAGGGCTGGCAAGAACAATTCGTTTTAAGGTCTGAACTGATCCTGGTACCAAAATACAGTAATCCTCAGTCAGGACCTTAGCAAGTCTTACACAGAATACTGCATGCGTTCTCTACAAAACCAGTTACAGATATAAATGTTAGAGCAAATCTATAAAATAATACCATAGACTGTGATTTAATTTCAAACATTTCAGACACAAGATTAAACAAATAAATTATAATATGTAATATTTCATTTAAATTATATTTATATCAAAATTAAAGTTTGAAATAAATAAAGTTAGAAAATAATGAAAAACAGTGGCCAACAAATCCAGAAGTATTTTTGGCCATTTATTTATGAGCAAAGCAGAAATGAAGATACAAGTCACTAATTTTATAAGCTCGAAACCAGATCTTTCCTCATTTATACAATCAACAAACCCAATGTGAGACTAGCAGTTTATTCCTCCACCATTTACCCCAAATAATAAAAACTAAACAGTACAAACATGACAAAAAAATTGCACTTCTGCCATTCATTGTGACGGAATAACATATTActttgaaacaaactgaactgcTTTTAAATAGAAATCCCAATTATAGATCATACCTGCAACCATAATGCAGTACATTCCAAAATGGGAACTCGACAGATTGCTATTGCCATGGATACAAGTTTTCCCAACATAGCCAATCTGTTTTCATCTGCTTTATTACCCTGAGGAGCAAACAGCGCAGAGAAAATGATCTGTCGAACTGCAtctttattttgttcttggaaataGCTACAcatgatctccagcagctgcaactCCTGTAATGAGCTCAACCTCTTTCATGTAAAAAAGAAAAAGTAAGTAATTAATTGAGAACAAATAAAGCTTTTTTCAGAAAGTAACACAGCAAATAAGTGGAAAAGAATATGCACTGCTGGAAATATAACAAGTTGATCAGCACATGTGGAAAAAAAACATAGCTGAATGGTTTGGCCCACACCCATTTCATAACAAATATGAAGACAGTTCTGATCAAACCATTTACCTGATATTATATTTCCCATTTTAATGGGAAACTTCCATAACAGAaaacttttctaaaaaaaaagcttGCCATAAATACATACTTTAAGAAAATACTCTTTGAAGGGACTATTTTCCATGTTTATACAAACAGTTTTCGATAATGATTGGCAAAATATTCTCTATTAACACAGGTGCACTTTCCCACACAAGGTATAATCAAATAACTGATGTGATCATGAGGTTGAGTTAAAAATTTCATGCCATTAGAACTACAGATAAACAGGTTATGAAGTAACATGCATGCATTTTTTAAGCTTGGCAATAAAACACAACAAGGAATCTGAATACCATATTTCTCTCAACGGAAAAATCTCAATCTGTATCCTTAACTTACTTTTGGTTGAATATTACGTTCTTTTGAAAGCTGGAATATAAATTCCTCCACAAGCTCAATGGTGGACTTGTCAACAAGTGGACCAGGTACATTCTGCAGTTGGCTGCTAAAGATGATGTCCAAATGGTAAAGGAGTTCTTTTGCTGCACTTAAAGCATCCCGCCTCAAAAGAGAATGGCGAATATCAGTCATTCTGTCCTGCAAGACAGAAAAATACATTTGCAATTATACAGGTTCTAAATAATTGTGCACTACCTTTTTATTCTCTAGTTAGGTTTCATACCACATCAAAAAGACAAAAACAGCAATTTCTGACTACTTTTGTAATAGTTTTTCTCACAGTTTAAACATACATCTTCATGTCTATAAcatttggaatttaaatttagttcaaatcatttttgtaaatttcCATTTTATTTTCAACCACCGTCAGATCAAATTGTTATAAAATAGGTTTCCATGTAACAGCTGTTCAGCAGTATTGAACGGTAACATACTCTGCTAATATGAAAGAGATTTCAGCCATTTATTTACACTTCTCAGTGAGAATTGAATCTGATGATCTCTCAGGCTTTCCTTCTGTCGAGCTAATGCTAGTCTTTTAAATGAGCACTGGATCTATTCCACACAATCCAGTTCAACAAATAATAGACATCAGAAATTTTCAATGCAAGTAAATAATAGTtacttgaaatgttttgatgaaGCGTTTAAAAAAAATTTTCTTACAAATATTTCCATTTCCCCCATGCTGTACTTTTGCTGAACACATAACATCTAAACTTTGCTAGTTTACTAAGTGTATTACATAACCATTTAACATAATTGCAAATTATACAGGAATCCCTCCTAACTAGACTGCATGGTGTTTAACGTACAAATTAGTACACAAGTAAACCTAATTGCGGCTCTCAAACTCAATGCTTCAAATTAACTACTAAGCTAAaatgaaactttttaaaaatcaaagctAATATGTTGAGATGGTGTGTTTCTGCAATTGAAGTTAACATTTGAAACAGCAAAAGTGGTATCCTTAGATTGCCTGCAGTCCAACTCAACAAACATAAGGGGCAAAAGGCAAATATATATTGGATAAggccatgattagattagattacattacattacagtgtggaaacaggcccttcggcccaacaagtccacaccaacccaccgaagcacaacccacccataccccttacctaacaaaacagacaatttagcatggtcaattcacctggcctgcacatctttggactgtgggaggaaacccacgcagacactaggagaacatgcaaactccacacagtcagtcgcctgaggtgggaactgaacccgggtctctggcactgtgaggcagcagtgctaaccacttaaaGCCATATTACTTAAATCATTAAAAGCTGGATTAGAAACTGATCATTCATCACCAAAAACATACCATAAAATGAGGCTGTTTTTGAAAAGGTACTAATGCAGTTAACACAGTTCATTTGAAAATCAATACAGCTGTACTAATATCATGGATTAGAAGGATAATTTTGATCTACTGATTTGTCACTGTACTGAATCACTAGCTAATACATTCAGTATAGAAAACAGAGTAGCTGCCAATGTTTTGCACAGGGAGAGCAAAATTATTCTATAAAGAAGTCTCATTCAGGAATACACACACACTTAATATTAGCCAAAGATGACAGCCCATTGCCAGTTGTTCAAGATATTGGACCTACATAATCAGAGAAGAACTAACAAGATGATAAACTGACAATACTATATTTTACTTCATCATAAAGATATCCTATAAGGTTTTAATTTTATATGTTGATTTACATTGCTAACTGTCAATCAAGCTTGGTGAAAAAAGACAAGGTGAGAACACAACTAATTTTGAGGTAAAAGGTAAAAATACACCTGTTTAATCACAAAAAGTGATTTCTTACATTCaggaaacaaaataaacaaaCAGCAATGACAATGAGTTAGTTTTCTTTGCACAGACCTGTCCAAAATCTCACTTTCTAATGACACTGATGATTTGCAGAAATGGGTTCTATCCATTTTTTGAGATACTTCTACTCTATTCAGGAACTGTTTTAATAAATCGAGTATGTTGATTAATAATACACACCATTGAAGCAGATAATATCTGACCGTAGATGCAAGAGGGATGTTACCCAAGATGGGGATGAGGGTGGGTGGGTTTAGAACCAGGGAACAATATCTAAATATACGAGGCAGGCAATTTAAGACTGAAAAATGGAGGAATTTGTTCACTTCGACAGGGGTGAATCTTTGGCATGCTCTTCCCCCAGAGAATTGCAGAGGATCACTCacctgaatatattcaagacagatATGGGCAGATTTTGAGATAATATAGTCTTGCCTTTTGTTTGCATGCCATGTGTAAATTTGTTTCTGTGCCAAGCATTCTGGACAAATTATCACCTTCCAGTCCAACTTTCTGTAGTTTTAAAGAAGAACCTTTGAGCCGTAGAAACTGCTCACTGTGCATGCAGTCTGCTTTATTTACCATTTATTAATTTTGAGATTCTCTTCCAACATTACCTTCACAAAGGGCAGAATTTTGCTATACAAAAGATATCAAAGGTTATGGAAATAGCACACTAAAACAGTATTTAAACAGGTGATCAGCCTTGATCTATTAGACTTGTGGAGGTGACTCAAGGATTCAAATAACCTCAGTCCTGCTCCTATTGCCTACATTCAAGTTATACAAAAACTTGCAGAACTTGTGTTTGAAATGCCTCATGTTAACAAGAGGAAGTAAGTGAGGGATGTCTTGCCCACTTCAGGAGTTGTATTATTCACTTTGCAGAGTCAGCAATTATTTCAATCTCAAACTTGACAAAGAATCCTTCAGTTACACATTCTTAACCCAACTACTTCCACAAACGAAGGGTCACCAGACCAAAATactaactgatttctctccacaaatgcagcTAGACCTGtggagcttttccaacaatttttgttttcatttctgttTTTCAACATCAATTCAGTGGAATAATCTTCAGCCACATCAAACTGAATCTTGTAAATCAAATGATGAAAATGTCTTTTAGTTTCCAGTCTGATCTACAAATTAATTTTTCTGAGGGGGCAGAAACTGATTTCACCTTAAACCCAGCCCGAGACAAACCGGCTGGATAGATGGAGAGGTTAAAGCTACTTATGGAAATGTTATGCCTTTAGAAAGGGATCAATAAAAAACATCGCGGGGCGGGGGGTAACCTGAGTGATCAGGTAGTTGCCAGGATCAGTCGATTGATAAAGTGAGAACAAGAGTGAGGCCATCAGTACATTTCAATCTCATTACCAATCTCTAATACCCCACCCCGGGATAATGTTACATCCTCAGGTAGTTCAGAGGCTCCTCGGCCCAGCATCGTGATGCTCCAAGACAAATGGTCTAGGCCCAGGCCCACAGCCTGAGCACAGTTACATTAACGTTACTCCCAGGCCCGCCGTTTCTACTAACGCCATCTCGGTATCATCCTCTTCAcccacccacccagccccattctcTCCTCTATCCCGGGCGTCCGCTCTCCCGAGTCCCCTCTCCCTTAGAACCCGCTCTCACCGCCTCATCTCCTCGGCCTGACGGCGGCAGGAGCAAGGCGTGACGTGTACTGACAACGCCGAGGCCGCAGGATCACGTGGCCCTACATCCGCTCCGCCCCCCCCCCGGGgcggagcctcctgtgaagaagGCAGCGGAGGGTCAAAGAGCAATGAGGGGCGGGGCTCTACAAACAGCAAGGTGAGGGGGCGGGGCCTACAAACAGCAAGGTGAGGAGGCGGGGCTCTACAAACAGCAAGGTGAGGGGGCGGGGCCTACAAACAGCAAGGTGAGGAGGCAGGGCTCTACAAACAGCAAGGTGAGGAGGCGGGGCTCTACAAACAGCAAGGTGAGGAGGCGGGGCTCTACAAGGAGcagttgagggggagggggagggggattgggATTAcaaggagcagtgtgagggggctggggatggggatggggatggggattacaaggagcagtgtgagggggcgGGGCCTACAAACAGCAAGGTGAGGAGGCGGGGCTCTACAAACAGCAAGGTGAGGAGGCGGGGCTCTACAAACAGCAAGGTGAGGAGGCGGGGCTCTACAAACAGCAAGGTGAGGAGGCGGGGCTCTACAAGGAGcagttgagggggagggggattgggattgggattacaaggagcagtgtgagggggctggggatggggatggggatggggattacaaggagcagtgtgagggggagggggactacaaggagcagtgtgaggggtatGGGGATGGGGACTAcaaggagcagtgtgagggggctggggatggggatggggattacaaggagcagtgtgagggggagggggactacaaggagcagtgtgaggggtatGGGGATGGGGACTAcaaggagcagtgtgagggggatggggatggggatggggatggggatggggactacaaggagcagtgtgagggggagggggactacaaggagcagtgtgaggggtatGGGGATGGGGACTAcaaggagcagtgtgagggggagggggatggggactacaaggagcagtgtgagggggatggggactacaaggagcagtgtgaggggtatGGGGATGGGGACTACAAGGAGca is a window from the Chiloscyllium punctatum isolate Juve2018m chromosome 40, sChiPun1.3, whole genome shotgun sequence genome containing:
- the ints15 gene encoding integrator complex subunit 15 isoform X1, translated to MTDIRHSLLRRDALSAAKELLYHLDIIFSSQLQNVPGPLVDKSTIELVEEFIFQLSKERNIQPKGNKADENRLAMLGKLVSMAIAICRVPILECTALWLQRTHAVFCVRLAKVLTEDYCILVPGSVQTLKRIVLASPRFCCQLITAVTALYDLSTDDLIPPYDLLEMVVSWVYDDPRLTLITFLNSPASLPRGFLELTPLPGLIRWCVLAPLAYRRNHKISSAQSLTNGNSNKMCKDFENDDFKILYSKLHLSVLQVLMILQGHLTEKNLYGRLELIMFDHVDRLVEDINKLVKELNLSNPVKEVELALDRLAQALQVGIASGALLCTRDDLRSICSVLPHNNLLQLVLTGPVQQSPHTTLPPGFYPHIHASSAGYPMYSTHPVQTYMPGMAFSYRPMR
- the ints15 gene encoding integrator complex subunit 15 isoform X2, with amino-acid sequence MTDIRHSLLRRDALSAAKELLYHLDIIFSSQLQNVPGPLVDKSTIELVEEFIFQLSKERNIQPKRLSSLQELQLLEIMCSYFQEQNKDAVRQIIFSALFAPQGNKADENRLAMLGKLVSMAIAICRVPILECTALWLQRTHAVFCVRLAKVLTEDYCILVPGSVQTLKRIVLASPRFCCQLITAVTALYDLSTDDLIPPYDLLEMVVSWVYDDPRLTLITFLNSPASLPRGFLELTPLPGLIRWCVLAPLAYRRNHKISSAQSLTNGNSNKMCKDFENDDFKILYSKLHLSVLQVLMILQGHLTEKNLYGRLELIMFDHVDRLVEDINKLVKELNLSNPVKEVELALDRLAQALQVGIASGALLCTRDDLRSICSVLPHNNLLQLVLTGPVQQSPHTTLPPGFYPHIHASSAGYPMYSTHPVQTYMPGMAFSYRPMR